A window from Phycisphaeraceae bacterium encodes these proteins:
- the lpxA gene encoding acyl-ACP--UDP-N-acetylglucosamine O-acyltransferase has translation MAKIHPSAVIHGDVQLADDVVIGPNCVLFGPISLGAGTHLIAGAYLHGPLQMGENNALYPGVAIGFAPQDLGFDRSQPGSGCVIGSGNTFREHVTIHRGKTAHPTRVGNDNYWMACSHAGHDAVVGNRCIFANSTLLAGHVEIADRVITGGNTAIHQFVRLGRGVFMSGGVSLSLDAPPFVMVTGTNIGGSLNIIGMRRSGMPPEEIDAARWCYRTAIRNNLPRANALAKLRERAGIPIVDEYIRFIESAKRPLIHSTGRAVRGTHAAASSDSASARQDAAGADGAPAAPEWDGADE, from the coding sequence CAATCTCGCTCGGGGCGGGCACGCACCTCATCGCCGGGGCCTATCTCCACGGTCCTCTCCAGATGGGCGAGAACAATGCCCTCTATCCCGGCGTGGCCATTGGATTCGCGCCGCAGGACCTCGGCTTCGACCGGAGCCAGCCTGGAAGCGGATGCGTCATCGGCTCGGGCAACACCTTTCGCGAACATGTGACGATCCATCGCGGAAAGACGGCGCACCCGACGCGCGTGGGCAATGACAACTACTGGATGGCGTGCAGCCATGCGGGCCACGACGCGGTCGTCGGCAATCGCTGCATCTTCGCCAACAGCACGCTGCTCGCCGGGCATGTCGAGATCGCCGACCGAGTGATCACCGGGGGCAACACGGCCATCCACCAGTTCGTGCGGCTCGGCCGAGGGGTCTTCATGTCGGGAGGCGTGTCGCTGTCGCTTGATGCGCCACCCTTTGTGATGGTGACGGGGACGAACATCGGCGGGAGCCTGAACATCATTGGCATGCGGCGCTCGGGCATGCCGCCCGAGGAGATCGACGCCGCGCGCTGGTGCTATCGAACGGCCATCCGCAACAACCTGCCGCGAGCCAATGCTCTGGCCAAGCTGCGTGAGCGTGCGGGAATCCCGATCGTTGATGAGTACATCCGCTTCATCGAGAGCGCCAAGCGGCCGTTGATTCACTCGACCGGGCGCGCGGTTCGAGGAACTCACGCAGCGGCATCGAGCGACTCGGCCTCGGCGCGACAGGACGCCGCCGGCGCGGATGGAGCTCCTGCGGCTCCGGAATGGGATGGCGCCGACGAATGA
- a CDS encoding MBL fold metallo-hydrolase has product MSLPSHEGTLECFIDAGLSPKQTGERLRLRNLLPIKPRVLILTHADSDHWRPTWAPHVERLHIRVLARREHHAALLEAGMPQRHLEVLPTGTAMELAPGVTLHALPTPHDEHGSTALRFESSAGRFAWLTDLGRAEPEVIDFAKDCEVVGIESNYCPDMQMASRRPLFLKQRIMGGRGHLSNEQCLSAVEAMVACRQTVQPHRFVLLHLSRDCNSPSRIRDLWRQRVPGLLDHVVITSQTIPTPVMSMASPARYDCIVP; this is encoded by the coding sequence GTGTCGTTGCCATCGCACGAGGGGACGCTTGAGTGCTTCATCGACGCCGGACTTTCACCAAAGCAGACGGGCGAGCGACTTCGCCTTCGCAATCTGCTGCCGATCAAGCCGCGGGTGCTCATCCTGACGCACGCCGACAGCGATCATTGGCGCCCGACATGGGCACCGCATGTGGAGCGCCTGCACATCAGAGTGTTGGCTCGGCGCGAGCATCATGCGGCACTCCTCGAGGCGGGCATGCCCCAGCGCCACCTTGAGGTGCTGCCGACGGGAACAGCCATGGAACTCGCTCCGGGCGTCACGCTGCACGCCCTGCCGACCCCGCATGATGAGCACGGTTCGACAGCGCTGCGCTTCGAGAGTTCGGCTGGACGCTTCGCCTGGCTCACCGACCTTGGCCGCGCCGAGCCCGAGGTCATCGACTTCGCCAAGGACTGTGAAGTCGTGGGCATTGAGAGCAACTACTGCCCCGACATGCAGATGGCGAGTCGCCGTCCGCTCTTTCTCAAGCAGCGCATCATGGGCGGCAGGGGGCATCTCTCGAACGAGCAGTGCCTCTCCGCAGTCGAGGCGATGGTGGCGTGTCGGCAGACGGTTCAACCCCACCGCTTCGTGCTCCTCCATCTCTCGCGGGATTGCAACAGCCCTTCGCGGATTCGGGACCTGTGGCGCCAGCGTGTTCCGGGACTGCTTGACCATGTGGTCATCACCTCGCAAACGATCCCAACGCCGGTCATGTCGATGGCCTCCCCCGCCCGCTACGATTGCATCGTTCCATGA
- the rpsD gene encoding 30S ribosomal protein S4 has product MARYTGPKVKLSRRVGVPVADIPKHTAKRQLTPPGMHGFRGKRSKAYGIRKDEKQKLRYHYSVLERQFRRYMGEASRSKGNTGEVLMQLLERRLDNVVRRAGFARTIWAARQLVAHGQTLVNGHKVDRPSFSVKPGDVITLKPKIHTLIRENMESLAGHIVPGWIEVNPSELSVRVVAVPTSDQIPFDVNINLIIEFYR; this is encoded by the coding sequence ATGGCTCGATACACAGGCCCCAAGGTCAAGCTCTCCCGTCGCGTCGGCGTGCCCGTCGCGGATATCCCCAAGCACACCGCGAAGCGCCAGCTCACCCCTCCCGGGATGCACGGCTTCCGCGGCAAGCGAAGCAAGGCCTACGGCATCCGCAAGGATGAGAAGCAGAAGCTTCGCTACCACTACTCGGTGCTGGAGCGACAGTTCCGGCGCTACATGGGTGAGGCGAGCCGCTCCAAGGGCAACACGGGCGAGGTGCTCATGCAGCTCCTCGAGCGACGGTTGGACAATGTCGTGCGTCGCGCCGGATTCGCTCGCACCATCTGGGCGGCTCGTCAGCTCGTGGCTCACGGCCAGACGCTCGTCAACGGTCACAAGGTCGATCGCCCCAGCTTCAGCGTGAAGCCGGGTGATGTCATCACGCTCAAGCCGAAGATCCACACGCTCATTCGCGAGAACATGGAATCGCTCGCCGGCCACATCGTGCCCGGTTGGATCGAGGTCAATCCGTCGGAACTCTCCGTCCGTGTGGTGGCCGTTCCCACCTCGGATCAGATTCCGTTCGATGTCAACATCAATCTGATCATCGAGTTCTATCGCTGA